From a region of the Alnus glutinosa chromosome 1, dhAlnGlut1.1, whole genome shotgun sequence genome:
- the LOC133873935 gene encoding early nodulin-75-like produces MSSKYCLVLLLGVVLLSSTASLADHHEPSKHDPKSPIHKPPSPPKHKPPTPLDHGDKPFPEHKPPLKGKGEKPPPKHKPPHESHPERHLAVNPNLDGKPPKRSEKPPPPKHKPPTSSLDKEEKPFPEHKPPSKGKGSEKPPPEHKPPHDHHPGRRLLESSSNKQNSPSLDGKPPKGKGEKPPPKHKPPQHHHPGHPSEEDAKNSHNTPQKLKPPTTPEKKPPSPSHKPPHKPPQAN; encoded by the coding sequence ATGAGTAGCAAATACTGTCTAGTGTTGCTCCTCGGGGTGGTGCTTTTAAGCAGCACTGCCTCACTAGCCGACCACCATGAGCCTTCCAAACATGACCCCAAATCTCCAATTCACAAGCCCCCTTCTCCTCCTAAACACAAACCTCCCACCCCACTTGATCACGGGGACAAGCCATTTCCTGAACACAAACCACCTCTCAAGGGTAAGGGAGAGAAGCCTCCACCAAAACACAAGCCACCGCATGAGAGTCATCCTGAACGCCATTTAGCTGTAAATCCAAATTTGGATGGCAAACCTCCTAAGAGATCAGAAAAGCCCCCACCCCCAAAACACAAGCCACCAACCAGCTCACTTGACAAAGAAGAAAAGCCATTCCCAGAACACAAACCACCCTCCAAGGGTAAGGGATCAGAGAAGCCTCCACCAGAGCACAAGCCACCACATGATCATCACCCTGGACGCCGTTTACTGGAGTCGTCCTCTAATAAACAAAATTCACCAAGTTTGGATGGCAAACCTCCCAAGGGTAAAGGAGAGAAGCCACCTCCAAAACACAAGCCACCTCAACATCATCACCCTGGACATCCTTCAGAGGAGGATGCCAAAAACTCCCACAACACGCCTCAGAAGTTGAAGCCTCCAACCACGCCTGAAAAGAAGCCACCAAGTCCCTCTCACAAGCCACCCCACAAACCTCCACAAGCGAACTGA